A single window of Undibacterium sp. 5I1 DNA harbors:
- the uppS gene encoding polyprenyl diphosphate synthase: protein MTHISSTKDVPVVDNVPKHVAIIMDGNGRWATKRFLPRVAGHAKGVDAVRVIVEACAIRGVQYLTLFAFSSENWRRPADEVSLLMRLFVTALEKEVAKMHVNDIRLKVVGDLSRFDASLQKMIQAAETKTANNAGLTVTICANYGGRWDVVQAFNRLVQEGQVSMPIDEDQLAPYLSMAYAPEPDLFIRTGGETRISNFLLWQLAYSELYFTETYWPDFDAAALDTAITSYQTRERRFGRTSAQLVGQTSS from the coding sequence ATGACTCACATTAGCTCTACAAAAGATGTTCCCGTTGTCGATAATGTGCCTAAGCACGTGGCTATTATCATGGATGGTAATGGGCGTTGGGCGACCAAGCGCTTTTTGCCACGTGTGGCGGGACATGCTAAAGGGGTAGATGCAGTTCGTGTCATCGTCGAAGCATGTGCCATCAGGGGCGTGCAATACCTGACTCTTTTTGCCTTTAGTTCTGAAAACTGGCGTCGGCCTGCAGATGAAGTTTCTTTATTGATGCGCTTATTTGTTACTGCGCTTGAGAAAGAAGTCGCAAAAATGCACGTAAACGATATTCGCTTGAAGGTAGTCGGTGATTTAAGTCGTTTTGATGCGTCATTGCAGAAAATGATACAAGCAGCAGAGACGAAGACGGCGAACAATGCCGGGCTCACAGTCACCATCTGCGCTAACTATGGTGGCCGCTGGGATGTAGTGCAAGCCTTTAATCGGTTGGTACAAGAGGGGCAAGTTAGTATGCCGATTGATGAGGATCAATTAGCGCCTTATTTGTCTATGGCGTATGCGCCCGAGCCAGATCTTTTTATCCGTACTGGCGGTGAAACAAGAATTTCTAATTTTTTACTGTGGCAATTGGCCTACAGTGAGCTTTACTTTACCGAGACCTACTGGCCTGACTTTGATGCTGCAGCGCTAGATACGGCCATCACATCCTATCAAACAAGAGAACGAAGATTTGGCCGAACCAGTGCGCAATTGGTAGGACAAACATCGTCATAG
- the tsf gene encoding translation elongation factor Ts, with protein sequence MAAITAAMVGELRAKTDAPMMECKKALTEAEGNMDRAEELLRIKLGGKASKAASRITAEGVVASYLTGNVGAMIEVNCETDFVTKNDDFLALVNNCAKLVAEHNPADVAALSALPLEGGTVESVRAALIGKIGENMSIRRFVRFDTESKLAAYLHGTRIGVVVDFNAADDQVGKDVAMHIAAMKPVSLSSEQVPAELIEKERSVASQKAAESGKPADIVAKMVDGSIQKFLKEVSLLNQTFVKNDKQTVEQMLKAANASVKSFTMYVVGEGIEKKQDDFAAEVAAQVAAAKQA encoded by the coding sequence ATGGCAGCAATTACAGCAGCGATGGTGGGTGAATTGCGCGCAAAGACAGATGCGCCGATGATGGAGTGCAAAAAAGCTTTGACTGAAGCCGAAGGTAATATGGATCGCGCAGAAGAATTGCTCCGTATTAAACTTGGTGGCAAAGCATCGAAAGCGGCATCCCGTATTACTGCAGAAGGCGTAGTAGCTAGTTACTTAACTGGTAATGTTGGCGCAATGATTGAAGTTAATTGCGAAACTGACTTTGTTACCAAGAATGATGACTTTTTGGCGTTAGTAAACAATTGTGCGAAGTTGGTTGCAGAGCATAACCCTGCTGACGTAGCAGCTTTATCAGCTTTGCCATTGGAAGGCGGCACAGTAGAGTCAGTGCGCGCTGCATTGATCGGGAAAATCGGCGAAAACATGTCAATTCGCCGTTTTGTACGTTTTGATACTGAATCTAAATTAGCAGCTTACTTGCACGGCACCCGTATCGGTGTTGTAGTTGACTTTAATGCCGCTGATGATCAGGTCGGTAAAGATGTTGCTATGCACATTGCCGCAATGAAACCAGTTTCATTGTCCTCTGAACAAGTTCCTGCTGAATTGATTGAGAAAGAACGTTCAGTAGCCTCTCAGAAAGCGGCTGAGTCTGGTAAGCCAGCAGATATCGTTGCTAAAATGGTTGATGGTTCGATTCAGAAGTTTTTGAAAGAAGTCTCGCTGTTGAATCAAACATTTGTGAAGAACGACAAGCAAACAGTCGAGCAAATGTTGAAGGCGGCAAATGCTTCCGTCAAATCTTTCACAATGTATGTGGTTGGTGAAGGCATTGAGAAAAAGCAAGACGATTTCGCTGCGGAAGTAGCTGCTCAGGTGGCAGCGGCAAAGCAGGCGTAA
- the pyrH gene encoding UMP kinase, translating into MTNVTNAKPAYKRVLLKLSGEALMGDDAFGINRATIERMVADVAEVSRLGVELAIVIGGGNIFRGVAPGAQGMDRATADYMGMLATVMNSLALADAMRQAGITARVMSAIGIDQVVEPYVRPKALQYLEEGKVVVFAAGTGNPFFTTDTAAALRGSEIGAEIVLKATKVDGVYTADPKKDPTATRYTTISFDEAISRHLQVMDATAFALCRDQKLPIKVFSIVKPGALRNVIMGADEGTLVHV; encoded by the coding sequence GTGACAAACGTAACGAACGCAAAGCCAGCTTACAAACGTGTCCTGTTGAAGCTCTCTGGTGAGGCCTTGATGGGAGATGATGCCTTCGGAATTAATCGCGCAACAATTGAGCGTATGGTTGCTGATGTCGCTGAAGTCTCAAGGCTTGGCGTTGAATTGGCGATTGTTATTGGAGGCGGTAATATTTTTCGCGGTGTAGCGCCCGGTGCGCAAGGTATGGATCGGGCCACAGCGGATTATATGGGGATGCTTGCAACTGTAATGAATTCCCTGGCATTGGCGGATGCGATGCGTCAGGCGGGTATTACTGCCAGGGTTATGTCAGCAATTGGGATCGATCAAGTAGTTGAGCCTTACGTCCGCCCTAAAGCATTGCAATATCTGGAGGAAGGTAAAGTTGTTGTATTTGCAGCTGGAACAGGTAATCCGTTCTTTACTACAGATACTGCCGCTGCTTTACGAGGATCAGAAATCGGTGCAGAGATTGTTTTAAAAGCGACCAAAGTCGATGGCGTCTATACTGCCGACCCAAAGAAAGATCCTACAGCAACGCGTTACACCACGATTTCTTTTGATGAGGCAATCTCACGCCATTTGCAGGTAATGGACGCAACTGCATTTGCGTTATGTAGAGATCAAAAATTACCAATCAAAGTCTTCTCAATTGTCAAACCAGGTGCGCTAAGAAACGTCATCATGGGAGCAGACGAAGGCACCTTGGTACACGTATAA
- the ispC gene encoding 1-deoxy-D-xylulose-5-phosphate reductoisomerase, whose translation MTTSVSSVQKLCVLGSTGSIGVSTLDVVARHPDRYQVFALTAHSQVEKLALQCKQFNPQIAVVGSAKAASELQRLLLGKNLKTEVSYGSQALCDVASSVDCDTVMAAIVGAAGLPASLAAAKAGKKVLLANKEALVMAGQIFINTVRDSGATLLPIDSEHNAIFQCLPHNYNRHPSEYGISKIILTASGGPFLNRNLESLSDVTPDEAVAHPNWVMGRKISIDSATMMNKGLEVIEAHWLFATPSEQIEVLIHPQSVIHSMVSYNDGSVLAQMGNPDMRTPIAYGLAYPERIVSGVAPLDLVKIAKLHFEAPDFKRFPCLDLAYAALKAGQTASTILNASNEIAVQAFLDGKIGFRMIDQIIARVLDKIALSSADDIESILECDKETRVITQALLAS comes from the coding sequence ATGACGACGAGCGTATCAAGTGTACAAAAACTCTGCGTTTTAGGTTCAACCGGTTCTATCGGAGTTTCTACTCTGGATGTGGTTGCTAGACATCCAGATCGCTATCAGGTATTTGCTTTAACAGCACATAGTCAAGTTGAAAAATTGGCGCTGCAATGTAAGCAATTCAATCCGCAGATTGCAGTGGTTGGTTCCGCTAAAGCGGCTTCTGAATTACAACGGCTACTGCTTGGAAAGAATCTAAAGACTGAAGTCAGCTATGGCTCACAAGCCCTATGTGATGTAGCGAGCTCTGTCGATTGTGATACGGTAATGGCGGCAATTGTCGGCGCTGCTGGTTTGCCCGCATCCTTAGCTGCAGCTAAGGCGGGTAAGAAAGTTCTACTTGCGAACAAAGAAGCCTTGGTCATGGCTGGACAGATATTTATCAATACTGTTCGTGACAGCGGCGCTACTTTACTACCCATAGACAGCGAGCATAATGCGATCTTCCAATGCTTGCCGCACAATTACAATCGACATCCATCTGAATATGGAATCAGCAAGATTATCTTGACAGCGTCTGGGGGGCCTTTTTTAAATCGCAATTTAGAATCCTTATCCGATGTAACGCCTGACGAGGCCGTGGCGCATCCAAACTGGGTCATGGGCAGGAAGATTTCAATTGATTCCGCCACCATGATGAATAAGGGCTTAGAGGTAATTGAGGCGCACTGGTTATTTGCTACGCCTTCAGAGCAAATTGAAGTTTTGATACATCCCCAGAGCGTGATTCATTCTATGGTTTCCTACAATGATGGCTCAGTCCTTGCCCAGATGGGGAATCCGGATATGCGCACACCGATTGCTTACGGTTTGGCCTACCCAGAACGAATTGTATCTGGCGTCGCACCACTTGATCTGGTTAAAATCGCTAAACTCCATTTCGAAGCGCCAGACTTTAAGCGTTTTCCTTGCCTTGATCTGGCTTATGCTGCGTTGAAAGCGGGTCAAACTGCATCAACTATATTGAACGCAAGTAATGAGATCGCTGTCCAAGCTTTTTTGGACGGGAAAATTGGTTTTAGAATGATTGATCAAATTATTGCTCGTGTATTGGATAAGATTGCATTATCTAGCGCCGATGATATCGAATCTATTCTTGAATGCGATAAAGAAACACGAGTAATTACTCAGGCTTTGCTCGCTTCATGA
- the rseP gene encoding RIP metalloprotease RseP — protein sequence MIQIQTFLQTVLAFAFALGTLVIIHELGHYFVARLCGVKVLRFSVGMGRVIYSKNFGKDQTEWALSILPLGGYVKMLDAREQDVSKLSEHELSREFCRQSVWKRIAIVAAGPTANFLLAITLFSGLYLHGVSEPSSKIRVPSSSSLAYHAGLRQGDVITSVNDENVQTWSDVRWKLLQLGLSKSNAQIVVARVSQNKPEILDHVTIELPLSQLSSKDLEADFLNQLGFSVARPAAILGTVDPEGAAKRAGLQEKDQILEVDGRPLLDGLAFTELVSASPNKAMHLLVKRGERTFELDVTPEQQVIKDQTIGRIKVGLMLAPEMVQVETTFSDSVVKGTKRTWDTSILNFKMLGKMVTGDISLKNITGPITIADYAGQTSRTSVVSYLSFIALISISLGVMNLLPIPVLDGGHLLYYSLEVLTGRAVSERFGEIAQRAGVVLLMGLMAVAFFNDISRLMS from the coding sequence ATGATTCAAATACAAACTTTTTTACAAACCGTCCTAGCATTTGCATTTGCGCTGGGTACTCTTGTGATTATTCACGAGCTTGGACATTATTTTGTCGCCAGACTTTGCGGTGTTAAAGTTTTACGGTTTTCTGTCGGTATGGGGCGAGTTATCTACTCAAAAAATTTTGGTAAAGACCAAACTGAATGGGCTTTATCAATTTTACCTTTGGGCGGTTACGTCAAAATGCTTGATGCGAGAGAGCAGGATGTAAGTAAGCTATCTGAGCATGAGTTAAGCAGGGAATTTTGTAGACAGTCAGTTTGGAAACGCATCGCCATTGTTGCGGCAGGTCCCACAGCAAATTTTTTGCTGGCAATTACTTTATTTTCTGGTCTTTACTTGCATGGAGTTTCTGAGCCCAGCAGTAAAATTCGCGTACCTTCGAGTTCTTCGTTGGCTTATCACGCAGGTTTGCGTCAAGGTGACGTGATCACTAGCGTAAATGATGAGAATGTACAAACTTGGTCTGACGTGCGCTGGAAGTTACTACAATTAGGTTTATCTAAAAGTAACGCGCAGATAGTTGTCGCTAGGGTTAGTCAAAATAAACCGGAAATTCTTGATCACGTAACGATTGAACTCCCTTTATCCCAGCTCTCAAGTAAAGATCTGGAAGCCGATTTTTTGAATCAATTAGGTTTTTCCGTTGCTCGTCCGGCGGCAATACTAGGCACAGTAGATCCCGAAGGAGCTGCGAAGCGCGCTGGCTTGCAGGAGAAAGACCAAATTCTTGAAGTTGATGGTAGACCATTATTGGATGGCTTAGCATTTACCGAACTGGTCAGTGCTTCCCCAAATAAAGCGATGCATTTGTTAGTGAAGCGAGGCGAACGAACTTTCGAACTTGATGTCACACCTGAGCAGCAAGTGATTAAGGATCAGACTATTGGCAGAATTAAAGTTGGATTGATGCTCGCACCAGAGATGGTGCAAGTAGAAACAACTTTTTCGGATTCAGTGGTCAAGGGCACAAAAAGAACCTGGGATACCAGTATTTTGAATTTTAAAATGCTGGGGAAAATGGTGACTGGGGATATTTCGTTAAAGAATATTACAGGTCCCATCACGATTGCTGATTATGCAGGTCAGACCTCCAGAACCAGTGTCGTCAGTTACCTTAGCTTTATTGCTTTAATCAGTATTAGTCTTGGCGTCATGAATTTGCTCCCTATTCCTGTGTTGGATGGCGGGCATTTGTTGTATTATTCGCTGGAAGTTTTGACTGGAAGGGCTGTGTCAGAGCGTTTCGGTGAGATTGCACAGCGCGCAGGCGTGGTTTTATTAATGGGTTTGATGGCAGTTGCCTTTTTTAATGATATTTCACGACTAATGTCATAA
- the map gene encoding type I methionyl aminopeptidase gives MTSISIKTPEDIAGMRIAGRLGSEVLDYITPFVKVGVTTGELDRLCHEYMANIQGTIPAPLNYCPPGYTPYPKAICTSVNDVICHGIPGDKILKSGDVVNLDITVIKDGYHGDNSRMFLVGEPSILAKRLNEITYECMWLGISKVKPGNHLGDIGHIIQQHAEKAGYSVVREFCGHGIGKVFHEEPQVLHYGRPGTLEKLVPGMIFTIEPMINAGRRDIREMGDGWTIKTKDRSLSAQWEHTILVTETGYEVLTLSAGSPPPPAFILAGSTQNLPA, from the coding sequence ATGACATCTATCTCAATTAAAACACCGGAAGATATCGCAGGAATGCGTATAGCAGGCCGACTTGGCTCGGAAGTACTGGATTACATTACGCCATTCGTCAAAGTAGGCGTAACTACGGGTGAATTAGACAGATTGTGTCATGAATACATGGCCAATATCCAAGGTACCATCCCGGCTCCATTAAACTATTGCCCACCTGGCTACACGCCTTACCCAAAGGCGATTTGCACTTCGGTCAACGACGTAATTTGCCATGGAATTCCCGGGGATAAAATATTAAAAAGTGGCGATGTTGTCAATTTAGACATTACTGTGATCAAAGATGGCTACCACGGGGATAATAGCCGTATGTTCTTGGTTGGTGAGCCATCGATTTTGGCAAAACGTCTTAATGAGATCACATACGAATGCATGTGGTTAGGTATTTCCAAAGTAAAACCGGGTAATCATTTGGGTGATATCGGCCATATCATTCAACAACACGCAGAAAAAGCTGGCTATAGCGTGGTTCGTGAATTTTGCGGTCACGGCATCGGCAAAGTTTTCCATGAAGAACCACAAGTACTTCATTACGGGCGTCCTGGCACATTAGAGAAATTAGTGCCTGGTATGATATTCACTATAGAACCGATGATTAATGCTGGTCGTCGTGACATTCGTGAAATGGGTGACGGCTGGACCATTAAAACAAAAGACCGCAGCTTATCTGCACAGTGGGAACACACGATTTTGGTCACAGAAACAGGTTATGAAGTATTGACCTTATCTGCGGGATCACCTCCGCCT
- the frr gene encoding ribosome recycling factor, with amino-acid sequence MTVADVKKNTEQRMQKTIETLKADLSKVRTGRAHTGILDHVQVDYYGTATHITQVANVTLIDARTIGVQPWEKKMISAVEKAIRDADLGLNPSTQGDMIRVPTPALTEERRKEMVKLVKNEGEDGKIAIRNIRRDANESLKKILKDKECSEDDERRAQDDIQKLTDKFVSEVDKLLAEKEKEVLTV; translated from the coding sequence ATGACCGTTGCAGATGTAAAGAAAAATACTGAACAAAGAATGCAAAAAACGATAGAGACGCTGAAGGCGGATTTGTCCAAAGTCCGTACTGGCCGCGCGCATACCGGCATTCTTGATCATGTTCAAGTTGATTACTATGGTACGGCAACACATATTACCCAAGTTGCGAACGTGACCCTAATCGATGCCCGTACTATCGGTGTTCAACCTTGGGAAAAGAAAATGATTTCTGCGGTTGAGAAGGCGATTCGTGATGCGGATTTAGGTCTGAATCCGTCCACGCAAGGTGACATGATCCGAGTACCAACTCCGGCGTTGACAGAAGAGCGTCGTAAAGAAATGGTTAAGTTGGTTAAGAATGAGGGCGAAGATGGAAAAATCGCCATCCGTAATATTCGCCGTGATGCTAACGAGTCACTCAAGAAAATTCTCAAGGATAAAGAGTGCTCTGAGGATGATGAGCGTCGGGCTCAAGATGATATACAGAAGCTGACCGATAAGTTTGTTAGTGAAGTAGACAAGCTACTTGCTGAAAAAGAAAAAGAAGTATTGACGGTATAG
- a CDS encoding phosphatidate cytidylyltransferase, translated as MLKTRVITALILLAILLPILYSGSFIAFTIIATLFLGAAMWENQRLFQKPAPIVIALIWAGLFAGLTVSNAAISQPMLFALSTAFWAVKFTPSLARGLPARNNGIANSLFSGMYSASIFACFVAITSLFNYSPIFLLSIMATVWVADIGAYFSGKAFGKHKLAPSISPGKSWEGAIGGWIAVLLISFAASQVDVLSGTFPSKVLISFGILGFVGIMSLLVVASVVGDLFESSLKRRAGFKDSSALLPGHGGVLDRIDALIPVLPIAALIVLWMK; from the coding sequence ATGCTTAAAACTCGTGTCATTACGGCATTGATATTATTGGCGATTTTATTGCCGATTCTTTATTCGGGTTCTTTTATTGCGTTTACGATCATCGCAACCTTGTTCTTGGGCGCCGCAATGTGGGAAAACCAACGTCTGTTTCAGAAACCGGCTCCTATTGTTATTGCCCTTATTTGGGCGGGCTTATTTGCGGGCTTAACTGTTAGTAATGCTGCTATTTCTCAACCTATGCTGTTTGCTTTGTCCACTGCATTTTGGGCGGTTAAATTTACTCCCTCGCTAGCCAGAGGTCTTCCGGCTCGTAATAACGGAATTGCTAACTCTCTATTTAGTGGTATGTATAGCGCATCTATTTTTGCTTGTTTTGTCGCGATAACCAGTTTGTTCAATTACTCCCCGATTTTTTTGTTGTCTATCATGGCAACAGTCTGGGTTGCTGATATCGGAGCCTATTTTTCTGGAAAAGCTTTTGGTAAACATAAGCTGGCACCAAGTATTTCACCCGGCAAGTCTTGGGAGGGAGCGATAGGCGGCTGGATTGCTGTACTGCTGATTAGTTTTGCTGCGAGCCAAGTTGATGTGCTTTCTGGTACTTTTCCTTCCAAAGTATTAATCTCGTTTGGAATTTTGGGCTTCGTTGGCATTATGAGTCTGTTGGTTGTCGCCAGTGTTGTGGGCGATTTATTTGAATCCTCATTAAAACGCCGTGCAGGTTTCAAAGACAGTAGTGCTTTACTGCCGGGTCATGGCGGTGTGCTTGATAGGATTGACGCCTTAATCCCCGTATTACCCATTGCTGCGCTCATTGTTTTATGGATGAAGTAA
- the rpsB gene encoding 30S ribosomal protein S2, whose protein sequence is MSVTMREMLEAGVHFGHQTRFWNPKMAPFIFGHRNKIHIVNLEKTLGMYQEAMQYIRQLSANRGTILLVGTKRQARDIMAAEAQRAGMPFVDQRWLGGMLTNFKTVKTSIKRLKDMEASVEDGSVEKLSKKEALMFQREIVKLQKAIGGIKDMGGIPDAIFVVDVGYHKGAITEAAKLGIPVIGVVDTNHSPEGVTYIIPGNDDSSKAIALYARGVADAILEGRANAVNEVLEAVKPSADEFVEVAGQA, encoded by the coding sequence ATGTCTGTAACAATGCGCGAAATGCTAGAAGCTGGCGTCCATTTTGGTCACCAAACCCGTTTTTGGAATCCAAAAATGGCGCCGTTTATCTTTGGTCACCGCAATAAAATTCATATCGTCAACCTGGAAAAAACTCTGGGTATGTATCAAGAGGCGATGCAATACATCCGTCAATTATCAGCAAATCGCGGCACAATTTTGTTGGTTGGTACAAAACGTCAAGCACGCGACATCATGGCAGCAGAAGCGCAACGCGCTGGTATGCCTTTCGTTGACCAGCGTTGGTTGGGTGGTATGTTGACTAACTTCAAAACAGTCAAAACATCGATCAAACGTTTGAAAGATATGGAAGCTTCTGTAGAAGATGGTTCTGTAGAAAAGTTGAGTAAAAAAGAAGCGTTGATGTTCCAACGTGAAATCGTTAAATTGCAAAAAGCAATCGGCGGCATCAAGGATATGGGTGGTATTCCTGACGCAATTTTCGTAGTTGACGTTGGTTATCATAAAGGCGCTATCACTGAAGCTGCTAAATTGGGTATCCCAGTTATCGGCGTAGTTGATACTAATCACTCTCCTGAAGGTGTTACTTACATCATTCCAGGTAACGATGACTCCTCCAAGGCAATCGCTTTGTACGCTCGCGGCGTTGCTGATGCAATTCTCGAAGGCCGTGCTAATGCTGTCAACGAAGTGTTAGAAGCTGTTAAGCCAAGTGCTGATGAATTCGTCGAAGTGGCAGGTCAAGCTTAA